Proteins co-encoded in one Gossypium arboreum isolate Shixiya-1 chromosome 11, ASM2569848v2, whole genome shotgun sequence genomic window:
- the LOC108472546 gene encoding uncharacterized protein LOC108472546 translates to MVLWSYPPTVKQLAVTIGFCLTGASFIAAGAYLSFVNIGPQQERAKARSQYVKDRLRKMLDD, encoded by the coding sequence ATGGTGCTTTGGTCATATCCACCGACGGTGAAACAACTAGCGGTGACGATCGGTTTTTGCCTCACCGGAGCTTCGTTCATTGCCGCCGGAGCTTACCTTTCGTTTGTAAATATTGGTCCTCAACAAGAACGTGCTAAAGCTCGTAGCCAATACGTCAAAGACCGGCTTCGAAAGATGCTCGACGATTAA
- the LOC108474090 gene encoding uncharacterized protein LOC108474090: protein MSRPWLLVFIVFIVMLTSQFEWKQQFGEEIEPTSTVSLKDQSLSKRQEYVKEKIILSQERNIQKLNEQVRNLREQLLWCKAETEISNGSAFALSEHLSEIEQQPMLDD from the exons ATGTCGAGGCCTTGGCTACTAGTTTTTATAGTGTTTATAGTAATGCTCACTTCTCAATTCGAATGGAAGCAGCAATTTGGTGAAGAAATTGAGCCAACTTCCACTGTTTCTCTCAAAGATCAATCCCTTTCCAAACGCCAAGAATACGTCAAAGAAAAG ATCATACTTTCTCAAGAAAGGAATATTCAGAAACTGAACGAGCAAGTGAGGAATCTTCGTGAACAATTGCTATGGTGTAAGGCTGAAACCGAGATTAGTAACGGCTCTGCATTTGCTTTGAGTGAACATTTAAGTGAGATTGAGCAGCAGCCAATGTTAGATGACTAA